A window of Trichoderma atroviride chromosome 3, complete sequence contains these coding sequences:
- a CDS encoding uncharacterized protein (antiSMASH:Cluster_3.2~BUSCO:EOG092D3PPI): protein MSGAADREAVFPTRQSLGIMKAKLKGAETGHSLLKRKSEALTKRFREITRRIDEAKRKMGRVMQIAAFSLAEVSYAVGGDIGYQVQESAKSARFRIRTKQDNVSGVLLPAFESYLTEGNNDFGLTGLGKGGQQVQRCRETYARAVEALVELASLQTAFVILDEVIKVVNRRVNAIEHVIIPRTENTIKYINSELDELDREEFYRLKKVANKKQRDNAAADAEMKAKREAAENNNTGAAADDSGPTDILAAADDDDVIF from the exons ATGTCTGGCGCTGCG GATCGTGAGGCCGTCTTCCCTACTCGGCAATCGCTCGGTATCATGaaggccaagctcaagggaGCTGAGACTGGCCATAGTTTGCTCAAGAGGAAAAGCGAGGCACTTACCAA ACGTTTCCGAG AAATTACTCGGCGAATCGACGAAGCGAAGCGGAAGATGGGCCGTGTGATGCAGATTGCGGCATTCTCTCTTGCTGAAGTCAGCTACGCTGTTGGAGGCGACATTGGATATCAAGTTCAAGAATCCGCGAAATCGGCTCGATTCCGAATACGTACAAAGCAGGACAACGTTTCAGGTGTTCTCCTGCCGGCCTTTGAGAGTTATCTGACAGAGGGCAACAACGACTTTGGACTCACTGGCTTAGGAAAAGGTGGACAGCAAGTCCAGCGATGCAGAGAAACCTATGCACGTGCTGTGGAAGCTCTGGTAGAGCTGGCGAGCCTCCAGACTGCATTTGTGATATTGGATGAGGTTATCAAAGTGGTTAATCGACGAG TGAACGCAATTGAGCACGTTATCATTCCCCGAACAGAGAATACCATCAAATACATCAACTCCGAACTGGATGAACTGGACCGTGAAGAGTTTTACCGTCTGAAAAAG GTCGCCAACAAAAAGCAGCGAGATAACGCTGCTGCCGATGCCGagatgaaggcgaagaggGAAGCCGCCGAGAACAACAATACTGGGGCTGCGGCAGATGATTCAGGCCCAACAGATATATTGGCCGCAgcggacgatgacgacgtgATTTTCTAA
- a CDS encoding uncharacterized protein (BUSCO:EOG092D0XJC~antiSMASH:Cluster_3.2) — MAIGALSNSRYNAVDEEARAEVDVLNSRLDRTSQLTKKIQASLGRLEATGQSVRDVAGPLNGETRRLQTLCKNVESVLTAIDRLRQPSDSKDDEEQIIRSGPEKAGLSNYLASIKRLSNSYKEMQTSNLRANQGTMAELTRLIKLGNSQLENHFDKILRAETPRSLEPLHYITKDKPFPVLSQDKVARLGLVYSHVAGDFPNSFDSSVARIYADVRGPYLAASLANLAAASVNTAKKKNPGDVYQAGANGIGTYTQAMEGIFLSEYDNICSIFKREDWGPILQATCQGAITELARTLRELNTHIKSHLTTDCYMAYEVTEIISGLSSNLDKRTGELKNSLSAALKPVRETAKSSLSELLEETRRKIGNLQTLSSDGVTPPVVAETMQRLISMVEFLGPISSIMISLGDGGWKPGAAGGGRTTEGIPSLASFDVGADGKELFAHYCLDTIDVLLTSLNQKSQMLLRNKSLLGVFMANSVVVIEHMIRSSELASLLDPRPDVLDQWRKRATAQYTDICKDLSVYLFDTIHTNRTKRPTSGHADSADSASVVKGLNSKDKDKIKEKFTQFNNAFDDMVAKHKSYNMEREVRVMFGQDIRQKLQPLYDRFWDRYHEIDKGKGKYVKYDKSSIAAVFASLGS; from the exons ATGGCTATTGGGGCGCTGTCCAATAGCAGATACAACGCCGTGGATGAGGAAGCCAGAGCGGAAGTTGACGTGTTAAACTCCAGACTCGACCGAACCTCCCAATTAACCAAGAAGATCCAGGCCTCCCTTGGCCGACTCGAAGCCACGGGCCAAAGCGTCCGGGATGTCGCCGGCCCTCTGAATGGAGAGACGAGACGTCTCCAGACTCTCTGCAAAA ATGTCGAATCTGTGCTTACGGCCATCGATCGCCTGCGCCAGCCCTCAGACagcaaagatgacgaggagcaAATCATTCGTTCTGGGCCTGAAAAGGCCGGCTTGTCGAACTACTTGGCCTCCATCAAGCGACTGAGCAACTCGTACAAGGAAATGCAGACTTCGAACCTCCGCGCAAACCAAGGCACGATGGCAGAGCTGACCCGCCTCATCAAGCTGGGAAACTCGCAGCTAGAGAACCACTTCGACAAGATCCTTCGCGCCGAAACCCCTCGATCCCTCGAACCGCTTCATTACATCACCAAAGACAAGCCGTTCCCCGTGCTTTCACAAGACAAGGTCGCCCGGTTAGGCCTCGTTTATTCACATGTCGCAGGGGACTTCCCCAACAGCTTCGACTCGTCTGTCGCGAGGATATATGCCGATGTACGAGGGCCTTACTTGGCTGCCTCTCTCGCCAATCTGGCTGCCGCCAGTGTCAATACTGCTAAGAAGAAAAACCCGGGCGATGTGTATCAAGCAGGTGCAAATGGTATCGGAACGTACACCCAGGCCATGGAGGGCATCTTCCTCTCAGAATACGATAAtatctgcagcatcttcaagcgCGAGGACTGGGGCCCCATATTGCAGGCAACCTGCCAGGGTGCCATTACTGAATTGGCCAGGACTTTACGCGAGCTCAATACACACATCAAATCTCATCTCACGACCGACTGCTATATGGCCTATGAGGTTACCGAAATCATTTCTGGCTTATCAAGCAACCTTGATAAAAGGACGGGCGAGCTAAAGAACTCCCTTTCTGCTGCGCTAAAACCTGTTCGTGAGACGGCCAAGTCATCTCTCTCCGAATTATTAGAAGAAACCAGACGAAAGATTGGAAATTTGCAGACACTTTCCTCAGATGGAGTTACACCCCCCGTTGTTGCGGAGACGATGCAACGATTAATCTCCATGGTGGAATTCCTTGGACCGATATCAAGCATCATGATATCCCTTGGCGATGGGGGTTGGAAGCCcggggctgctggtggtggccgcACAACGGAAGGAATTCCGAGtttggcttcttttgatGTCGGCGCCGACGGCAAAGAGCTTTTCGCCCATTACTGCCTGGACACTATTGATGTTCTGCTCACCTCTCTGAACCAAAAGTCTCAGATGCTGCTCAGAAATAAGTCTCTTCTGGGCGTGTTTATGGCCAATAgtgtcgtcgtcatcgagcATATGATCCGCAGCTCCGAGCTTGCTTCACTGCTCGATCCACGGCCGGATGTCCTTGATcaatggaggaagagggctACTGCCCAGTATACTGATATCTGTAAAGATTTATCGGTGTATCTATTCGACACCATTCATACAAATCGAACTAAGCGTCCAACTTCCGGCCATGCTGATTCCGCCGATTCGGCCTCGGTAGTAAAGGGTCTGAAcagcaaggacaaggacaagattAAAGAGAAGTTTACGCAGTTCAACAATGCGTTTGATGACATGGTGGCGAAGCACAAGTCTTACAATATGGAGCGCGAAGTGCGAGTAATGTTTGGTCAAGACATTCGCCAGAAGCTCCAGCCCCTGTATGACAGGTTCTGGGATCGTTACCATGAGATTGATAAAGGCAAGGGCAAATATGTCAAATATGACAAGTCGTCTATTGCGGCTGTGTTTGCAAGCCTCGGTTCTTAG
- a CDS encoding uncharacterized protein (antiSMASH:Cluster_3.2~BUSCO:EOG092D1OL9), with protein sequence MAAPVADGMDLFLVSNEDSVYEQDIVRDPTRVKPWLEYIDFKVRHGNVLEQAFVMERACIKLPRSYKLWKLYLTFRVKHVSKLNPAVHAAEYRKVNALFEKSLILLHKMPLIWEMYLKFLMKQPLVTLTRRTFDRALRALPITQHNRIWSLYLPFANAASGETAVKIWRRYMQVHPEDAEDLIELLILRGAYTEAAKRYINILNDTRFSSKRGKGHYELWNEMVEMLVEHAPDIETSYENGVDVEGIIRSGIIRFSDQRGKLWVGLATYWIRRGSFERARDVFEEGITTVMTVRDFTLIFDAYAEFEESIIGALMDVSNSRAGKGIENEDTDLELDIRMMRFENLMDRRPFLLNDVLLRQNPNNVLEWEKRVALWGDKNAEVVQTYTDAITTISPKRAVGPFHQLWANYAKFYERGGDVRNARIIMEKAVKVPFKSVAELADMWIEWAEMELRSENFDDAARVMAKAIQAPKRSNVDYFDEALSPQQRVHKSWKLWSFYVDLVESVSTLDEVKKVYERIFELRIATPQTVVNYANLLEEHKYYEESFKVFERGLDLFSYPVAFELWNLYLTKAVDRKIGIERLRDLFEQAVEDCPPKFAKTIYLMYGNLEEERGLARHAMRIYERATRAVSDEDRADMFNFYITKSASNFGLPSTRPIYERAITALPDSEAKEMCLKFADMEKRLGEIDRARAIYGHASQFCDPRTNADFWTKWEQFEVQHGNEDTFKEMLRIKRSVQAKFNTDVNFIASQALARSLQKPEGSPGTEAVDPIAALEKQSLAPQGFVAASTGLKDMQPRQETLASNPDAIDIDGLDD encoded by the exons ATGGCGGCCCCAGTAGCGGACGGAATGGACCTATTTCTTGTT TCGAACGAAGACTCTGTCTATGAGCAGGACATTGTCCGCGATCCCACACGTGTTAAGCCATGGCTAGAGTATATCGATTTCAAGGTTCGCCATGGGAACGTCCTGGAACAAGCGTTTGTGATGGAGCGTGCTTGTATCAAACTACCGCGATCATACAAGCTCTGGAAACTC TATCTCACCTTTCGCGTGAAACACGTTTCGAAGCTCAATCCAGCAGTCCATGCCGCCGAATACCGAAAAGTCAACGCTCTATTCGAGAAATCATTGATTCTATTACACAAGATGCCGTTAATATGGGAAATGTACCTCAAATTTCTTATGAAGCAGCCTCTGGTCACGCTTACCCGCCGAACGTTTGATCGAGCCCTCCGAGCGCTCCCGATTACGCAGCACAATCGCATATGGTCGCTGTATCTTCCCTTCGCCAACGCCGCTTCGGGAGAAACTGCAGTTAAGATTTGGCGACGATATATGCAGGTTCATCCGGAGGACGCCGAGGACCTCATTGAGCTTCTCATTCTAAGAGGCGCCTATACCGAGGCGGCAAAAAGATACATCAATATCCTCAACGACACACGGTTTTCGAGCAAACGTGGAAAAGGTCACTATGAGCTGTGGAACGAGATGGTCGAAATGCTGGTTGAGCACGCACCCGACATCGAAACGAGCTACGAAAATGGAGTTGACGTGGAGGGCATCATTAGGTCCGGAATCATTCGATTTAGCGATCAAAGAGGCAAACTTTGGGTTGGACTCGCGACATATTGGATCAGAAGGGGAAGTTTCGAGCGAGCCCGTGACGTCTTTGAGGAGGGCATAACAACCGTTATGACAGTCAGAGACTTTACTCTCATCTTCGACGCTTATGCTGAATTTGAAGAATCCATAATTGGTGCTTTGATGGATGTTTCAAACTCTCGAGCTGGGAAGGGCATCGAAAACGAAGACACAGATTTGGAGCTCGATATCAGGATGATGAGATTTGAAAATCTAATGGACCGGCGTCCATTCCTTCTCAACGATGTTTTACTTCGACAGAATCCTAACAATGTTCTCGAATGGGAAAAACGGGTCGCGCTCTGGGGCGACAAGAACGCCGAGGTTGTTCAGACTTACACGGATGCCATTACAACTATCAGCCCAAAGAGGGCTGTTGGCCCGTTTCATCAACTGTGGGCGAACTACGCCAAGTTTTATGAACGGGGTGGAGATGTTCGAAACGCCCGTATCATCATGGAAAAGGCCGTCAAGGTCCCATTTAAATCAGTGGCAGAGCTGGCTGATATGTGGATTGAATGGGCCGAAATGGAACTGCGCAGCGAGAACTTTGATGATGCCGCTCGAGTAATGGCCAAGGCAATTCAAGCGCCAAAAAGATCCAACGTTGATTACTTTGACGAGGCCTTGTCTCCTCAGCAGCGAGTGCACAAAAGCTGGAAGCTTTGGAGTTTCTACGTGGACTTGGTGGAAAGCGTCTCAACTCTAGATGAAGTCAAGAAGGTGTATGAACGTATCTTCGAATTGAGAATTGCGACTCCTCAAACAGTCGTGAACTATGCCAACCTTCTGGAGGAGCATAAGTATTACGAAGAGTCATTCAAGGTTTTCGAGCGTGGCTTGGATCTTTTCAGCTATCCAGTGGCTTTTGAACTGTGGAATCTGTATCTCACCAAGGCCGTCGACAGGAAAATTGGCATTGAGAGATTGCGAGACCTCTTCGAACAGGCGGTAGAAGACTGTCCGCCCAAGTTCGCCAAGACGATATACCTCATGTATGGAAATTTGGAGGAAGAGCGTGGGCTTGCGCGCCATGCCATGCGGATATACGAACGAGCAACGCGTGCGGTTTCTGATGAAGATCGAGCTGACATGTTCAATTTTTACATCACCAAATCAGCCTCCAATTTCGGGCTGCCATCTACGAGACCCATCTATGAGCGAGCCATTACAGCCCTCCCAGACAGCGAAGCTAAGGAAATGTGTCTCAAGTTTGCAGATATGGAGAAACGATTGGGAGAGATCGATCGGGCAAGAGCCATCTATGGACATGCCTCACAGTTCTGCGACCCTCGAACGAACGCTGATTTCTGGACAAAATGGGAGCAGTTCGAAGTTCAGCATGGCAACGAGGACACATTCAAAGAAATGCTGCGAATCAAGCGCAGTGTGCAAGCAAAATTCAACACCGATGTCAACTTCATCGCGTCACAAGCTCTGGCACGAAGTTTACAAAAACCAGAAGGTTCCCCGGGCACAGAGGCTGTCGATCCTATTGCGGCTCTAGAGAAGCAGTCTCTAGCACCGCAGGGCTTCGTTGCTGCCAGCACAGGGCTCAAAGACATGCAGCCAAGACAGGAAACTTTGGCATCCAACCCAGATGCTATTGATATTGATGGTCTTGACGACTAa
- a CDS encoding uncharacterized protein (antiSMASH:Cluster_3.2) encodes MASDMPITTVYVQNLEERVKPEVLSEALKTIFSEFGNVIDIVAKRNLKAKGQAFIVFDQPSAAQNAIEEVEGFELFGKPLRVAMARMQSDRTVEINCSKDELETHKRHRQAEKDKRKALEAADEQRQLKRGAAAAAEARPSKSAKPSGLKSTSAPASAVVPDEYLPPNKILFIQNVPDEYDIDGLNAIFGRFDGFREIRLVPGRRGIAFVEYQNEQGAITAKENTAGMLLADKPIKVTYQRQ; translated from the exons ATGGCGTCCGATATGCCCATAACTAC GGTATACGTTCAAAACTTGGAAGAGCGGGTGAAGCCTGAAGTGCTGTCGGAAGCATTGAAGACCATCTTCTCCGAGTTCGGGAATGTAATTGATATCGTGGCCAAGAGAAACCTCAAGGCAAAGGGACAGGCATTTATTGTGTTTGATCAACCCAGCGCCGCTCAAAATGCCATCGAAGAGGTCGAAGGATTCGAGCTCTTTGGCAAGCCCTTGAGAGTTGCGATGGCCCGGATGCAGAGCGACAGAACCGTCGAGATCAACTGTAGCAAGGATGAACTCGAGACTCACAAGCGGCATAGGCAGGCAGAAAAGG ATAAACGCAAGGCGCTCGAGGCAGCCGACGAACAAAGGCAGCTCAAGAGAGgtgccgctgccgcagccGAAGCTCGACCATCGAAATCAGCGAAGCCGTCGGGCTTGAAGTCCACCAGCGCCCCAGCATCAGCTGTCGTACCAGACGAATACCTGCCACCGAACAAGATTCTCTTTATCCAGAATGTCCCCGATGAATATGATATTGACGGCctcaacgccatctttggccgGTTCGATGGGTTCCGAGAAATTAGATTGGTTCCAGGTCGACGCGGAATTGCCTTTGTTGAGTATCAGAATGAACAAGGCGCTATTACGGCGAAGGAGAATACTGCTGGAATGCTGTTAGCGGATAAACCAATCAAGGTTACCTACCAACGTCAATAG
- a CDS encoding uncharacterized protein (EggNog:ENOG41~antiSMASH:Cluster_3.2), with the protein MENAESPELQQKQAATEIGSPPVSSGNKDRRFSDEWDAAKVPPSRFQKRKGSIYATPSSRDGHIDKNYAEKYHAKIAEMKAGKAGRSTTSEETPGKKQQVDPIVWVGGFSG; encoded by the exons ATGGAGAACGCAGAAAGCCCCGAGCTGCAACAAAAGCAAGCTGCAACCGAAATTGGGAGCCCACCGGTTTCGAGCGGCAATAAAGATCGTCGATTTAGTGATGAATGGG ATGCTGCAAAAGTGCCACCCAGTCGGTTTCAGAAGCGCAAAGGGTCAATATATGCCACGCCTAGCTCTCGGGATGGCCACATCGATAAGAATTACGCCGAGAAATATCAcgccaagattgccgagaTGAAGGCGGGGAAGGCAGGTCGCTCTACAACTAGTGAAGAGACTCCAGGTAAAAAACAACAGGTTGATCCCATCGTATGGGTCGGGGGCTTTTCAGGGTAA